The following coding sequences are from one Gemmatimonadales bacterium window:
- a CDS encoding HD domain-containing protein, producing MTPPRTAEFEVIRDPLWDNIRLDRPALLALDTAAVQRLRYIRQLGHAFLVYPGATHTRFEHALGAYHLTRRALGNLEERGELDGVPEEERHAVRLAALLHDIGHYPFSHALEEAGFPSHETLGVAKLHQGELGARLGELGGEGFAARVGALITQDSPSALQGLISGSLDLDKIDYLSRDAFMCGVPYGTVDVDRLLASLTLVDAGGRLELGVHEKGVSALESLLFAKYQMYRNVYWHHAVRAATCMFKRAVREAVARGGVRVGAIAEATDDGLMELLVNGRRNELAACVRARRLYKRALDLPASDLPSDAEPWVSDDPDLLGRVEDALAAEAGLARGGLLVDFPTRTAMLGVDLPLRLRDGAVDRLTGEGRAGQLGLPRVADELYRSARRLRVFVSSAPDRSLGGILDLVALPAEEIARRLDERLPLLPS from the coding sequence GTGACGCCTCCGCGCACCGCCGAATTCGAGGTCATCCGCGACCCGCTCTGGGATAACATCAGGCTCGACCGCCCCGCGCTGCTCGCCCTCGACACCGCCGCGGTCCAGCGTCTCCGCTACATCCGCCAGCTCGGCCACGCCTTTCTCGTCTATCCCGGCGCCACCCACACCCGGTTCGAGCACGCCCTCGGCGCCTATCACCTGACGCGCCGCGCGCTCGGCAATCTGGAGGAGCGCGGCGAGCTGGATGGAGTGCCCGAGGAGGAACGTCACGCCGTCCGCCTCGCGGCGCTGCTGCACGACATCGGACACTATCCCTTCTCCCACGCGCTCGAGGAGGCGGGGTTTCCCTCCCACGAAACGCTGGGCGTGGCCAAGCTCCACCAGGGCGAGCTCGGTGCCCGACTCGGCGAGTTGGGCGGCGAAGGATTCGCCGCCAGGGTCGGGGCTCTCATCACGCAGGACAGCCCGAGCGCGCTCCAGGGGCTCATCTCCGGATCGCTCGATCTCGACAAGATCGACTACCTGAGCCGGGACGCGTTCATGTGCGGCGTTCCGTACGGCACGGTGGACGTGGACCGGCTGCTGGCCTCGCTTACGCTGGTCGATGCCGGCGGACGGCTCGAGCTCGGGGTGCACGAGAAGGGCGTGAGCGCGCTCGAGTCGCTGCTCTTCGCCAAGTACCAGATGTACCGTAACGTCTACTGGCACCACGCGGTGCGCGCGGCTACCTGCATGTTCAAGCGCGCGGTGCGCGAGGCGGTGGCGCGGGGCGGCGTGCGCGTCGGCGCGATCGCGGAGGCGACCGACGACGGGCTCATGGAATTGCTGGTGAACGGCCGCCGGAACGAGCTGGCCGCCTGCGTCCGCGCGCGAAGGCTCTACAAGCGCGCGCTCGATCTCCCGGCGAGCGATCTGCCGTCCGACGCCGAGCCCTGGGTGTCGGACGACCCCGACCTGCTCGGGCGGGTGGAGGACGCGCTCGCTGCCGAGGCGGGCCTCGCGCGCGGGGGGCTGCTCGTCGATTTTCCGACTCGCACCGCGATGCTCGGCGTGGATCTCCCACTCCGGTTGCGCGATGGCGCGGTCGATCGCCTCACCGGCGAAGGCCGCGCCGGCCAGCTCGGCCTGCCTCGCGTGGCCGATGAGCTGTACCGGAGCGCGCGGCGCCTTCGCGTGTTCGTCTCATCGGCCCCGGACCGGAGCCTGGGCGGCATTCTTGATCTCGTGGCGCTCCCCGCAGAGGAAATCGCCCGGAGACTTGACGAAAGGCTGCCTCTCCTGCCATCGTAG
- a CDS encoding response regulator, with the protein MHVSPFRGPDSSATSAPSQSGADASVRPLLTELLNRSKLLEYAVSHVEAASAQGGRPAQREALKALYHTVQLVAMDLSRLRDKAVREGVVTPGGGYNEDWLVQPSEASPEDSASTPVREHAADTSHEHEREHPRSAGAEPARGGSEWSESEWSESGKREPWQAATSQAASTDAGAAHAEAKEAPESGGTATATELDQDELPRGNEKVLVVDADDATREPAIHVLRELGYRVHEARSAEEAIAHLAANSDDVHLLLTALQLPSMGGPQLAETVMSWRPGVRVLFTPMADAHAGVAVEAYQLPFRSWAIAKPFRPTDLAFKVREVLEA; encoded by the coding sequence ATGCACGTATCGCCATTCCGCGGCCCGGACTCGTCGGCGACCTCCGCGCCGAGCCAGTCCGGGGCCGATGCTTCCGTTCGTCCCCTGCTTACCGAGCTGCTCAACCGGAGCAAGTTGCTGGAGTACGCCGTGAGCCACGTCGAGGCGGCGAGCGCCCAGGGCGGGCGCCCGGCGCAGCGCGAGGCGCTCAAGGCGTTGTACCACACGGTCCAGCTCGTGGCCATGGATCTCTCCCGGCTCCGCGACAAAGCCGTGCGTGAGGGGGTGGTGACGCCGGGCGGCGGATACAACGAGGATTGGCTCGTCCAACCCTCGGAGGCGTCGCCGGAAGACTCGGCATCAACCCCGGTGCGCGAGCACGCGGCCGACACGAGCCACGAACACGAGCGCGAGCACCCGCGCAGCGCGGGCGCCGAGCCGGCGCGCGGCGGGTCCGAATGGAGCGAATCGGAATGGAGCGAATCGGGAAAGCGCGAACCGTGGCAGGCGGCGACCTCCCAAGCCGCGTCGACCGACGCCGGCGCTGCGCACGCCGAAGCGAAGGAAGCGCCTGAGTCGGGTGGCACCGCCACCGCGACCGAGCTCGATCAGGACGAACTGCCCCGGGGCAACGAAAAGGTGTTGGTTGTGGATGCCGACGACGCCACGCGCGAGCCCGCCATCCACGTGCTGCGCGAGCTGGGATACCGCGTGCACGAGGCGCGCTCCGCCGAAGAGGCAATCGCCCACCTCGCGGCCAACAGCGACGACGTGCACCTGCTGCTCACCGCGCTCCAGCTACCGAGCATGGGCGGCCCGCAACTGGCCGAGACGGTGATGTCGTGGCGGCCGGGCGTCCGGGTGTTGTTCACTCCGATGGCCGACGCGCACGCGGGTGTGGCGGTCGAGGCGTACCAGCTTCCGTTCCGGAGCTGGGCGATCGCGAAGCCGTTCCGGCCGACCGACCTCGCCTTCAAGGTGCGCGAGGTGCTCGAGGCCTGA
- a CDS encoding class I SAM-dependent methyltransferase, protein MTPKAFADHFSALAPEYAAWRPHYPEALFKWLGTLAARRALAWDSGTGNGQAALGLAGVFDQVIATDASAAQLSAAAPHPRVEYRQALAEASGLDTGSVDLVTVAQALHWFDVPAFFAEAGRVLAPGGAVAIWTYGLPSFDDAPLDQALARFYSDAVGPFWAPERRHVEAGYRTLPFPFAEVATPAFEIRADWTLDALLGYVGTWSATARFREARGYNPLETFAPELLPLWGNRADARPLRWALSVRAGHLR, encoded by the coding sequence ATGACCCCCAAAGCCTTTGCGGACCATTTCTCGGCATTGGCGCCGGAGTACGCCGCGTGGCGGCCGCACTACCCGGAGGCGCTCTTCAAGTGGCTGGGGACGCTGGCCGCCCGGCGTGCGCTCGCCTGGGATTCGGGGACCGGCAACGGCCAGGCGGCGCTCGGACTTGCCGGCGTATTCGATCAGGTCATCGCCACCGACGCGAGCGCGGCGCAACTCTCCGCCGCCGCGCCGCACCCGCGCGTCGAGTACCGCCAGGCGCTGGCCGAAGCGAGCGGGCTCGACACCGGATCGGTGGACCTCGTAACGGTCGCGCAGGCGCTGCACTGGTTCGACGTGCCGGCGTTCTTTGCCGAGGCCGGGCGGGTGCTGGCACCCGGCGGCGCTGTCGCCATCTGGACGTACGGCCTACCGTCGTTCGACGACGCGCCGCTTGACCAGGCGCTCGCCCGCTTCTACTCCGACGCGGTGGGCCCGTTCTGGGCTCCCGAGCGCCGCCACGTGGAGGCCGGGTATCGCACGCTGCCTTTCCCGTTCGCGGAAGTGGCGACGCCCGCCTTCGAGATCCGCGCTGACTGGACGCTCGACGCCTTGCTCGGCTACGTGGGGACCTGGTCTGCGACGGCGCGCTTCCGCGAAGCACGGGGATACAATCCGCTCGAGACCTTCGCCCCCGAGCTGTTGCCGCTCTGGGGAAATCGAGCGGACGCGCGGCCGCTGCGGTGGGCGCTCAGCGTGAGGGCCGGGCACCTGCGGTAG
- a CDS encoding DinB family protein — protein MNRVSRMRRLFVYDAWANHEALGSLSGIGGGDAAPAVRLLAHVAAAKQLWLARIVDEPAPLPVWPELDAPATARALAEAESGWGRWLSSLDDAGGADPLARVVTYVNSRGERWSNAVEDILDHVVLHGHYHRGQIAARVRAAGGTPAVTDFTHAIRTLSLPPEEIVHG, from the coding sequence GTGAACCGCGTTTCCCGCATGCGCCGGCTATTCGTGTACGACGCTTGGGCCAACCATGAGGCGCTCGGCTCGCTCAGCGGCATCGGCGGCGGCGATGCCGCGCCCGCCGTGCGGCTTCTGGCCCACGTCGCCGCGGCAAAGCAGCTCTGGCTCGCGCGCATCGTGGATGAGCCGGCGCCGCTCCCCGTCTGGCCGGAGCTCGACGCGCCGGCCACCGCGCGGGCCCTCGCCGAGGCCGAATCCGGCTGGGGCCGATGGCTGAGCTCGCTCGACGACGCCGGCGGCGCCGACCCGCTCGCCCGCGTCGTGACCTACGTCAACTCGCGCGGCGAGCGCTGGTCCAATGCGGTCGAAGACATCCTCGACCACGTCGTGCTGCACGGACACTATCACCGCGGGCAGATCGCGGCCCGGGTGCGAGCGGCGGGTGGCACGCCCGCCGTCACCGATTTCACCCACGCCATTCGAACCCTGTCACTACCACCGGAGGAAATCGTTCATGGCTGA
- a CDS encoding DUF411 domain-containing protein, which yields MISRRAFLTRTAGVAALGLTGRNLWAFAPVGAPLVTVYKSPSCGCCAKWVSHLEANGFQTAVHDRDSMDEVKDGLGVPNSVRSCHTAQVNGYLIEGHVPAGDITRLIAERPKVSGLAVPGMPHGTPGMAAPGAPHEPFEVVAFQSSGATQVFARH from the coding sequence ATGATCAGTCGTCGCGCTTTCCTCACGCGTACCGCCGGCGTCGCGGCCCTGGGCCTCACCGGCCGGAATCTCTGGGCGTTTGCGCCGGTCGGGGCGCCGCTCGTCACCGTGTACAAGAGTCCATCCTGCGGCTGCTGCGCCAAGTGGGTGTCGCACCTCGAGGCGAACGGCTTCCAGACCGCCGTGCACGACCGCGACTCGATGGACGAGGTGAAGGATGGGCTGGGCGTTCCCAACTCGGTCCGGTCCTGCCACACCGCCCAGGTGAACGGGTATCTGATCGAAGGTCACGTGCCGGCCGGCGACATCACCCGGCTCATCGCCGAGCGGCCCAAGGTCTCCGGCCTCGCGGTGCCGGGCATGCCACACGGCACACCGGGAATGGCGGCGCCGGGCGCGCCGCACGAGCCGTTCGAGGTGGTAGCATTCCAGTCGAGCGGCGCCACGCAGGTCTTCGCCCGGCACTGA
- the nfi gene encoding deoxyribonuclease V (cleaves DNA at apurinic or apyrimidinic sites), which produces MEIQRRLRDRLVPHPPPGFHPRTIAGADVSMERNGDRAWAAIVVLDAESLSPVESATATARLCFPYVPGLLTFREMPSVVLAWERLTRKPDALIFDGAGYAHPRRFGLASHGGMMLGVPSIGCAKSILVGRHGPLGPERGATAPLVDKGEVVGMAVRLRARVAPVYVSIGNEMDLPTAVRIVESAATGYRLPETTRQAHRLVNELRTRG; this is translated from the coding sequence GTGGAGATCCAACGCCGCCTCCGTGACCGGCTCGTCCCCCATCCGCCTCCAGGGTTTCATCCCCGCACCATAGCCGGCGCCGACGTCTCGATGGAACGCAATGGCGACCGCGCGTGGGCCGCCATCGTGGTGCTCGACGCCGAGTCGCTGTCGCCGGTCGAGTCGGCTACGGCAACGGCGCGGCTTTGCTTTCCGTACGTGCCCGGGCTCCTCACCTTCCGCGAGATGCCGTCCGTGGTGCTCGCGTGGGAGCGGCTCACCCGGAAGCCGGACGCGCTCATCTTCGACGGCGCCGGCTACGCCCACCCGCGCCGGTTCGGGCTCGCGTCGCACGGCGGGATGATGCTCGGCGTGCCCTCCATCGGATGCGCCAAGTCGATCCTGGTCGGCCGGCACGGACCGCTTGGCCCTGAGCGCGGCGCGACCGCGCCGCTCGTGGACAAGGGGGAAGTGGTGGGCATGGCGGTGCGCCTCCGAGCGCGGGTGGCGCCGGTCTACGTGTCGATCGGGAACGAGATGGACCTGCCGACCGCGGTGCGGATCGTGGAGTCGGCGGCGACGGGATACCGGCTCCCTGAGACGACCCGGCAGGCGCATCGGCTGGTGAACGAGCTGCGGACGAGAGGCTAG